From Mycobacterium lacus, one genomic window encodes:
- a CDS encoding aminotransferase class I/II-fold pyridoxal phosphate-dependent enzyme — MTDLNEQTATHRFRNNARAVDVGNPAWQAAADNYLLDNSVRYVGNDRLERQRDGHRFINMVSCSYLGLHSHPWVLEGARTAIDSEQTFALPVSRLRIRFSMLDELEAGLSALYRARSVAAISASVASAAVLPLISSGHLTDDGEPRVMVFDKHSHFSLNYIKPICADEAPVFTCPHNDLNYLEDMCKKHKRVAYVADGAYSLGGVAPVKELMELQDRYGLFLFFDDSHSLAMYGARGEGIVRSMMPEELNPLTVIVGSLGKGFGATGGVIMLGNEKHHDVLMRFGGPLAWSQPQNGPTIGGCLGSVRVHNSPELAQRQQQLRQNAALFDSLISTPQAGLNTAIRLIEIGAESKAIGLSSRILECGFYTSAVFFPVTAKGQAGLRIMLRADNDPEDIRSFCKTVNELVAAQSHNLVGVSP; from the coding sequence TTGACGGACCTGAACGAGCAGACCGCGACACACCGATTTCGCAACAACGCCAGAGCCGTCGACGTCGGCAATCCGGCGTGGCAGGCCGCGGCCGATAACTACCTGCTGGACAACAGCGTCCGCTATGTCGGCAACGACCGCCTGGAGCGGCAGCGCGACGGTCATCGCTTCATCAACATGGTGTCGTGTTCCTACCTGGGACTGCATTCTCATCCGTGGGTTCTGGAAGGCGCACGCACGGCGATTGATTCGGAGCAGACGTTCGCGTTGCCCGTCTCGCGCCTGCGCATCCGTTTCTCCATGCTCGACGAGCTCGAAGCCGGACTCTCGGCCCTGTATCGTGCTCGCAGCGTCGCCGCAATTTCCGCATCGGTGGCCAGCGCCGCCGTGCTGCCGCTGATCTCCTCGGGGCACCTGACCGACGACGGAGAGCCGCGCGTCATGGTGTTCGACAAGCACAGCCACTTCTCGCTCAACTACATCAAGCCCATCTGCGCCGACGAAGCGCCTGTCTTCACCTGCCCACACAACGACCTCAACTATCTCGAGGACATGTGCAAGAAGCACAAGCGGGTGGCCTACGTCGCCGACGGCGCCTACTCACTGGGCGGCGTCGCGCCGGTGAAAGAGCTGATGGAGTTGCAAGACCGCTACGGCTTGTTCCTCTTCTTCGACGACTCGCACTCGTTGGCCATGTACGGCGCGCGGGGCGAAGGAATCGTGCGGTCCATGATGCCCGAGGAGCTCAACCCGCTGACCGTCATTGTGGGCTCGCTCGGGAAGGGCTTCGGCGCCACCGGGGGCGTCATCATGTTGGGCAACGAGAAGCACCACGACGTGCTGATGCGCTTTGGCGGACCGCTGGCTTGGTCCCAGCCGCAGAACGGGCCCACGATCGGTGGCTGCCTGGGTTCGGTGCGGGTACACAATTCACCCGAGCTGGCGCAGCGGCAGCAGCAGCTGCGCCAGAATGCGGCTCTGTTCGACAGTCTGATTTCCACCCCGCAAGCGGGTCTGAACACCGCTATCCGGCTTATCGAGATCGGCGCCGAATCCAAAGCGATCGGTCTGTCCAGTCGAATTCTGGAATGCGGCTTCTACACCTCGGCGGTCTTTTTCCCTGTAACGGCCAAAGGCCAAGCGGGACTTCGAATCATGCTGCGCGCGGACAACGATCCGGAAGACATCCGCAGTTTCTGTAAGACCGTCAATGAGTTGGTGGCGGCGCAATCCCATAATCTTGTTGGTGTTTCACCGTGA
- a CDS encoding HpcH/HpaI aldolase/citrate lyase family protein produces MTSAVNPRQYQTALQSGADVCTLDLEDSVPPAQRADARRRASQMFDGPSTGCVRALRINSMRTTDGLRDILALAYGAIQPDALLVPKVTGAHDLLMLQDMLGKQHGNIAFLATIETAAGLASVEEIATATPRVRALVFGAADIAAELGISMEWEPLLYARSRIVAAAAAAGIPAIDAPTFDLSSDLALKIDVNRSRELGFQGKAAVHPRQVAVINDAFTPLPAEVEHARRIIDMAEGGSRAIGVLDGQMVGPPMVAAARRLLRRAKALDAQNFKPPRSQTCRVV; encoded by the coding sequence ATGACGAGTGCGGTCAATCCGCGCCAGTACCAAACGGCCCTACAATCAGGCGCCGACGTATGCACGCTGGATCTCGAGGACTCGGTGCCACCCGCCCAGCGCGCGGACGCTCGTCGCCGCGCGTCGCAGATGTTCGACGGGCCCTCAACCGGGTGCGTTCGCGCCCTGAGGATCAACAGCATGCGCACCACCGACGGTTTGCGCGACATCCTGGCGCTCGCGTACGGAGCCATCCAGCCCGACGCGCTGCTGGTTCCGAAGGTCACCGGTGCGCACGATCTGCTCATGCTGCAGGACATGCTGGGTAAGCAGCATGGCAACATCGCATTCCTGGCAACGATCGAAACGGCGGCCGGCCTCGCCTCGGTCGAGGAGATCGCCACCGCCACGCCACGGGTGCGCGCACTGGTTTTCGGAGCCGCTGACATCGCCGCCGAGCTAGGCATATCAATGGAGTGGGAGCCCCTGCTTTATGCCCGTTCGCGTATCGTCGCGGCCGCCGCCGCGGCCGGTATCCCGGCAATCGACGCGCCCACTTTCGACCTGAGCAGCGACCTCGCCCTCAAGATAGATGTGAACCGGTCGCGCGAGCTCGGCTTCCAAGGCAAGGCCGCGGTGCATCCTCGGCAGGTGGCGGTGATCAATGACGCCTTTACACCGTTGCCGGCAGAGGTGGAACACGCTCGCCGCATTATCGACATGGCGGAGGGAGGGTCTCGGGCGATCGGTGTACTCGACGGGCAGATGGTTGGTCCGCCCATGGTCGCCGCGGCGCGGCGTCTCCTGCGTCGGGCCAAAGCACTTGACGCACAAAACTTTAAGCCGCCGCGCTCACAGACTTGCCGGGTCGTCTAG
- a CDS encoding MaoC/PaaZ C-terminal domain-containing protein yields the protein MDQVRSYKKVGDRRWRESRGLVYEDIEVGTIIEHRPGRTLTEADNIWMSLLAHNLHPLHIDNVYCEKTEWKRPLVSSLVTLSIVSGMSVPSTSAKGLANLGWDHIRLVAPVFVGDTIYAETEYLDKRLSKSRPSQGIVSCATRGVKADGTLFLTCQRTFLLPTREHDLEDQAGY from the coding sequence ATGGATCAAGTGCGTTCGTATAAGAAGGTTGGCGATCGGCGCTGGCGAGAGTCACGCGGCCTGGTATACGAAGATATCGAGGTTGGGACCATCATCGAGCATCGTCCGGGCCGCACGCTGACTGAGGCCGACAACATTTGGATGTCATTGCTGGCACATAACCTGCATCCGTTGCACATTGACAATGTCTACTGCGAAAAGACCGAATGGAAGCGCCCTTTGGTGTCGAGTCTTGTGACGTTGTCGATCGTCTCGGGCATGAGCGTTCCAAGCACCAGTGCCAAGGGCCTCGCCAACCTGGGCTGGGACCATATCCGACTTGTTGCCCCGGTGTTCGTCGGAGACACCATTTATGCCGAAACCGAGTACCTGGACAAGCGCCTGTCGAAATCCCGCCCGAGTCAAGGCATAGTCAGCTGCGCTACGCGTGGCGTCAAGGCGGACGGCACGCTGTTTCTGACCTGCCAACGTACGTTCCTGCTGCCGACTCGCGAACACGATCTCGAAGACCAGGCCGGGTACTGA
- a CDS encoding ATP-grasp domain-containing protein, which yields MVDSYGTVGSELAQGFQDAGYTPLRVQSTPEAPTGLRGQPDRYPYPVDIVHGGDLGATLAALMPFGPVAVVAGTEPGVELADALSEALHPITGAPTNGTALSRARRDKYLMVERIKQQGLRGARQILVADEDQLRNWHNEVGGTVIVKPLRSAANDGVTWCRNPEDAVQAFRRLNGRENILSQCNDGVVAQECLIGMEYTVDTVSRDGVHQVCDIWESHRISANGIPDLLVAWRLLLATGEVQDELVAYARAVLDALGIRHGAAHAEIKMTPNGPCLVEVGARIAGANLPEGARMGTGRSQIDWTVDAYVRPETFARNSGRPYDLHQHVARATMVAPGSGTLISYHSLEAIKELESFHDMQVRVNPGQQLTLTTDDLTYPIFVTLVHEVGELVARDLWTLRYLDGVSFYELA from the coding sequence TTGGTCGACAGCTATGGCACCGTCGGATCCGAACTGGCCCAAGGCTTTCAAGACGCGGGGTATACCCCGTTGCGGGTGCAGAGCACCCCTGAGGCGCCGACAGGTTTACGTGGTCAACCGGATCGATACCCTTACCCGGTCGACATCGTGCACGGCGGCGACTTAGGGGCGACGCTGGCAGCGCTGATGCCCTTCGGCCCTGTTGCAGTGGTGGCCGGCACCGAACCGGGCGTGGAACTGGCCGACGCGCTGAGCGAAGCCCTCCACCCGATCACGGGCGCACCGACCAACGGGACAGCGCTGAGCCGAGCTCGGCGCGACAAGTACCTGATGGTCGAGCGAATTAAACAGCAAGGCTTGCGGGGAGCCCGGCAGATCCTGGTGGCAGACGAGGACCAACTCCGCAACTGGCACAACGAAGTTGGCGGCACGGTCATCGTCAAGCCACTGCGCAGTGCCGCCAACGACGGCGTCACCTGGTGCCGCAACCCAGAGGATGCCGTGCAAGCCTTCCGGCGCCTTAACGGGCGGGAAAACATCCTGTCGCAGTGCAATGACGGCGTCGTCGCGCAGGAGTGCCTCATCGGCATGGAATACACGGTCGACACGGTCAGCCGCGACGGGGTGCACCAGGTGTGCGACATCTGGGAGTCCCATCGCATCAGCGCAAACGGTATTCCTGACCTCCTGGTTGCCTGGCGGCTGCTGCTGGCGACGGGGGAGGTGCAGGACGAGCTGGTTGCCTACGCGCGGGCCGTGCTCGACGCCCTCGGAATCCGGCACGGTGCGGCGCATGCCGAGATCAAGATGACGCCGAATGGACCGTGCCTGGTCGAAGTGGGAGCGCGAATAGCGGGTGCCAACCTTCCTGAGGGTGCCCGCATGGGCACCGGACGGTCGCAGATTGACTGGACGGTGGACGCCTACGTGCGACCCGAGACATTCGCCCGAAACAGTGGGCGGCCGTACGACCTCCACCAACACGTCGCGCGAGCAACCATGGTCGCCCCCGGCAGCGGCACGCTGATCTCCTATCACAGCCTGGAGGCCATTAAGGAGCTCGAGAGCTTCCACGACATGCAGGTGCGGGTTAATCCCGGGCAACAACTGACGCTAACCACCGACGACCTGACCTACCCGATCTTCGTCACGCTGGTGCACGAGGTCGGCGAACTAGTGGCTCGCGATCTCTGGACGCTGCGTTACCTCGACGGCGTGAGCTTTTACGAGCTTGCCTAA
- a CDS encoding class I SAM-dependent methyltransferase, translated as MPQCYCQLDTDNERTDDGSLIELYRRMPPTGEPEQIHALLQPQSSVLELGAGTGRIADPLVEFGHHVTAVDDSDLMLAQVRHARPVRARIEDLQLAERFDAVLLATNLIHYRGDDLRRAVLGSLAHHLKPTGKAIIQWKPPPYWAARPSGWTESKTIGDVTVRVTIHRNSDGLVDGEYALLVDESELRQCFHLEVLTVEELRHGLNDAGLRLLNNTPESTEWLEVERHR; from the coding sequence ATGCCGCAGTGTTACTGCCAGCTCGACACGGACAACGAGCGGACGGACGACGGAAGCCTCATCGAGCTCTACCGTCGCATGCCGCCGACGGGCGAGCCCGAGCAGATCCACGCCCTTCTGCAACCACAGAGCTCGGTGCTGGAACTCGGCGCCGGCACCGGACGGATCGCCGACCCGCTCGTTGAGTTCGGCCACCACGTCACCGCGGTCGACGACTCCGACCTCATGCTCGCCCAAGTTCGGCACGCGCGGCCCGTGCGCGCCCGCATCGAGGACCTGCAGCTCGCCGAGCGGTTCGATGCAGTCCTGTTGGCAACCAACCTGATTCACTACCGGGGCGATGACCTTCGACGGGCGGTGCTCGGCTCGTTAGCACACCATCTCAAACCGACGGGCAAGGCCATCATCCAGTGGAAACCGCCGCCCTACTGGGCCGCACGGCCCTCAGGCTGGACGGAATCTAAAACGATCGGCGACGTGACGGTCCGCGTGACGATCCACCGAAATTCAGACGGGCTCGTCGACGGCGAATATGCGTTGCTCGTCGACGAATCGGAATTGCGGCAATGCTTTCATCTCGAGGTGCTCACAGTTGAGGAACTCCGACACGGACTCAACGATGCGGGATTGCGGTTGCTGAACAACACTCCCGAATCAACGGAATGGCTCGAAGTGGAGCGCCACCGCTAA
- a CDS encoding phosphotriesterase family protein yields the protein MPVLNTARGPIDTADLGVTLMHEHVFIMTTEIAQNYPEAWGDEERRVADAITRLGELKARGVDTIVDLTVIGLGRYIPRIARVASATELNIVVATGLYTYNDVPFYFHYLGPGGMLDGPEIMTDMFVRDIEQGIADTGIKAGILKCATDEPGVTPGVERVLRAVAQAHKRTGVPISTHTHAGLRRGLEQQRIFAEEGVDLSRVIIGHSGDSTDVGYLEELIANGSYLGMDRFGIDVISPFEDRVNIVAQMCERGHADKMVLSHDANCYFDALPEELVAVAAPNWHYLHIHNDVIPALKERGVTDEQLHTMLVDNPRRIFERQGGY from the coding sequence GTGCCAGTGCTAAATACCGCCCGCGGACCCATCGATACCGCTGATCTCGGCGTGACGCTCATGCACGAGCACGTGTTCATCATGACCACGGAGATCGCGCAGAACTATCCGGAAGCCTGGGGCGACGAGGAACGGCGGGTGGCTGACGCGATCACCCGGCTGGGCGAGCTGAAGGCCCGCGGCGTGGACACCATCGTCGACCTCACCGTCATCGGGCTGGGCCGCTATATCCCCCGCATCGCCCGCGTCGCGTCGGCCACCGAGCTCAACATCGTCGTCGCGACCGGCCTGTACACCTACAACGACGTGCCGTTCTATTTCCACTACCTGGGACCGGGCGGCATGCTCGACGGCCCGGAGATCATGACCGACATGTTCGTCCGCGACATCGAGCAGGGCATCGCCGACACCGGCATCAAGGCGGGAATCCTCAAGTGCGCCACCGACGAACCCGGGGTCACCCCGGGCGTCGAGCGGGTGCTGCGCGCCGTCGCCCAGGCGCACAAGCGCACCGGGGTGCCGATCTCCACGCACACCCACGCCGGGCTGCGGCGCGGGCTCGAGCAGCAACGCATCTTCGCCGAGGAAGGCGTGGACCTGAGCCGGGTGATCATCGGGCACTCGGGCGACAGCACCGACGTCGGCTATCTGGAGGAGCTCATCGCGAACGGCTCCTACCTCGGGATGGACCGGTTCGGCATCGACGTGATCTCACCGTTCGAGGACCGCGTGAACATCGTGGCGCAAATGTGTGAGCGCGGCCATGCCGACAAGATGGTGCTCTCGCACGACGCCAACTGCTATTTCGATGCGCTGCCAGAGGAGCTGGTGGCGGTGGCCGCCCCCAATTGGCATTACCTGCACATCCACAACGACGTGATTCCGGCGCTGAAGGAGCGTGGGGTCACCGACGAGCAGCTGCACACCATGCTCGTGGACAACCCGCGGCGCATCTTCGAG